In a single window of the Streptomyces sp. NBC_00285 genome:
- a CDS encoding pyridoxamine 5'-phosphate oxidase family protein: MAAQPARPAKQRKQDALHRLEHDADVWVATAPDDGSGVPYLVPLSFVWDGSTVLLATPANSPTGRNLKATGRVRLGLGPTRDVVMIEGTVDTVTQAELTEEEGDGFATRTGFDPRRLTTPYLYFRVRPQRVQAWREENELTGRELMRDGEWLPAD, translated from the coding sequence ATGGCCGCGCAGCCCGCACGCCCCGCCAAGCAGCGTAAGCAGGACGCCCTGCACCGACTCGAACACGACGCGGACGTCTGGGTCGCCACGGCCCCTGACGACGGATCGGGTGTGCCCTATCTCGTTCCTCTCTCGTTCGTGTGGGACGGTTCCACCGTCCTGCTGGCCACCCCGGCCAACAGCCCCACCGGCCGCAACCTGAAGGCGACCGGCAGAGTGCGGCTCGGTCTGGGACCCACCCGGGACGTCGTGATGATCGAGGGCACCGTCGACACCGTCACCCAGGCCGAACTGACCGAGGAAGAGGGAGACGGGTTCGCCACGCGGACCGGCTTCGACCCCCGCCGGCTCACCACGCCCTACCTGTACTTCCGCGTCCGGCCGCAGCGCGTGCAAGCCTGGCGCGAGGAGAACGAACTCACGGGCCGCGAGCTGATGCGGGACGGGGAGTGGCTGCCCGCCGACTGA
- a CDS encoding ferredoxin has translation MQTDIHIAIDKDACIGAGQCALAAPGVFTQDDDGFSTLLPGRENGTGDPMAREAARACPVTAITVSETAD, from the coding sequence ATGCAGACCGACATCCACATCGCCATCGACAAGGACGCCTGCATCGGGGCGGGCCAGTGCGCCCTGGCCGCCCCGGGCGTCTTCACCCAGGACGACGACGGATTCAGCACCCTGCTGCCCGGCCGGGAGAACGGCACCGGCGACCCGATGGCCCGCGAGGCGGCCCGGGCCTGCCCGGTGACGGCGATCACGGTGTCCGAGACGGCCGACTGA
- a CDS encoding GNAT family N-acetyltransferase codes for MTDQDLTVRRARPEDIPGLVASSTGLFAEDAGTRDTNVDIDWPREHGAASFTAALSDPARLVLAAVHRGEVVGHLTGSVTEPSAMRPVKAATLVSMYVRPAHRRARAGGRMVEEFLAWATAQGAAQVEVTAYCANTEAIRFYERQGFTAQFLTLRHPLRHPGGGKPEVEPAANGKTDNVS; via the coding sequence ATGACCGATCAGGACCTGACCGTGCGCCGCGCCCGCCCCGAGGACATCCCGGGACTGGTCGCCTCCAGTACCGGCCTCTTCGCCGAGGACGCGGGTACCAGGGACACGAACGTGGACATCGACTGGCCGCGCGAGCACGGGGCGGCGTCGTTCACGGCGGCCCTGTCGGACCCGGCGCGACTGGTCCTGGCTGCGGTCCACCGGGGCGAAGTGGTCGGACACCTGACGGGATCGGTGACCGAGCCCTCGGCCATGCGGCCCGTGAAGGCCGCCACGCTGGTCAGCATGTACGTCCGGCCCGCGCATCGGCGGGCACGCGCCGGCGGGCGCATGGTGGAGGAGTTCCTGGCCTGGGCCACCGCGCAGGGCGCCGCCCAGGTCGAGGTCACCGCCTACTGCGCCAACACGGAGGCGATCCGCTTCTACGAGCGGCAGGGCTTCACGGCCCAGTTCCTGACGTTGCGACACCCGTTGCGGCACCCTGGCGGCGGAAAGCCGGAGGTGGAACCCGCCGCGAACGGCAAGACTGACAACGTCAGTTGA
- a CDS encoding DUF4235 domain-containing protein, which yields MAKKKKMKLPLAYQPLGFALGWSSGWLAGLAFRKTWMAIRNEEDAPDALDQDRGWGEILLAAAVQGAIFAVVRSAVDRTGAKAIERSTGVWPASEKGGRD from the coding sequence ATGGCAAAGAAGAAGAAGATGAAGCTCCCTCTCGCCTACCAGCCCCTCGGGTTCGCCCTCGGCTGGTCGAGCGGCTGGCTGGCGGGGCTCGCCTTCCGTAAGACCTGGATGGCGATTCGCAACGAGGAGGACGCGCCGGACGCCCTGGACCAGGACCGCGGCTGGGGGGAGATCCTCCTGGCGGCCGCGGTCCAGGGCGCCATCTTCGCCGTGGTGCGCAGTGCGGTGGACCGCACCGGCGCGAAGGCCATCGAGCGGTCCACCGGCGTCTGGCCGGCCTCCGAGAAGGGCGGCCGGGACTGA
- a CDS encoding flavoprotein: MSEQDEIPPFLYVVVCAAGIAADVGKLITAAQEREWHVGVIATPTAMNGFFDTAAVEAQTGYPIRSSWRRPGEPRPFPEPDAVVVAPATFNTINKWAAGIADTLAVGTLCEVSGRGVPVGVLTCVADDLAGHPAYQDSLIRLRGMGVRFGYPYQGTEGEDFGWERALDLVE, from the coding sequence GTGAGCGAACAGGACGAGATACCGCCCTTCTTGTACGTCGTCGTCTGCGCCGCGGGCATTGCCGCGGACGTGGGCAAGCTGATCACCGCCGCGCAGGAGCGGGAGTGGCACGTCGGCGTCATCGCGACGCCGACCGCCATGAACGGTTTCTTCGACACGGCTGCCGTCGAGGCGCAGACCGGCTACCCGATCCGTTCGTCCTGGCGCCGCCCGGGTGAGCCGCGCCCCTTCCCGGAGCCCGACGCGGTCGTGGTCGCCCCGGCCACCTTCAACACGATCAACAAGTGGGCCGCCGGCATCGCCGACACTCTCGCCGTGGGCACCCTGTGCGAGGTGTCCGGCCGGGGCGTCCCCGTCGGCGTCCTCACCTGTGTCGCCGACGACCTCGCCGGCCACCCCGCCTACCAGGACAGCCTGATCCGGCTGCGGGGGATGGGTGTGCGGTTCGGATACCCCTACCAGGGCACGGAAGGCGAGGATTTCGGCTGGGAGCGGGCGCTGGACCTGGTGGAGTGA
- a CDS encoding glutathione S-transferase family protein, with product MGSADDGNSAYGQKAFKRSKSHFADRVTADGRDGWPVEAGRYRLVVSRACPWASRAVISRRLLGLEDTLSMGITDPVQDDRSWRFTLDPDGRDPVLGIRYLSEAYDRRESGHPGGVSVPALVDVPSGKLVTNDYQQLTLDLATEWTALHRKGAPDLYPRALRDEIDTVMADVYEDVNNGVYRAGFATGQEEYEKAYEGVFRRLDLLSARLAGQRYLVGDTITEADIRLFTTLVRFDAVYHGHFKCNRWKLTENAVLWAYARDLHQTPGFGDTVDFDHIKRHYYQVHTGINPTGIVPLGPDLAGWLTPHHREELGGRPFGDGTPPGPPRPDERVPERGRP from the coding sequence ATGGGCAGTGCCGACGACGGCAACAGCGCGTACGGCCAGAAGGCGTTCAAGCGGTCCAAGAGCCACTTCGCGGACCGGGTCACCGCCGACGGACGGGACGGCTGGCCGGTGGAGGCCGGCCGCTACCGCCTGGTGGTCAGCCGTGCGTGTCCGTGGGCGAGCCGGGCGGTGATCTCGCGACGTCTGCTCGGCCTGGAGGACACCCTGTCGATGGGGATCACCGATCCGGTCCAGGACGACCGCAGCTGGCGTTTCACCCTGGACCCGGACGGCCGCGACCCGGTTCTCGGCATCCGCTACCTCAGCGAGGCCTACGACCGGCGGGAGAGCGGCCATCCCGGCGGGGTGAGCGTGCCCGCGCTCGTGGACGTGCCCAGCGGGAAGCTCGTCACCAACGACTACCAGCAGCTCACCCTGGACCTGGCCACCGAGTGGACGGCCCTGCACCGCAAGGGGGCGCCCGACCTGTATCCGCGGGCGCTGCGCGACGAGATCGACACGGTGATGGCGGACGTCTACGAGGACGTCAACAACGGTGTGTACCGTGCGGGTTTCGCCACCGGGCAGGAGGAGTACGAGAAGGCGTACGAGGGTGTGTTCCGCCGGCTCGACCTGCTGAGCGCGCGCCTGGCCGGGCAGCGGTATCTGGTCGGGGACACGATCACCGAGGCGGACATCCGGCTGTTCACCACACTGGTTCGTTTCGACGCCGTCTACCACGGTCACTTCAAGTGCAACCGCTGGAAGCTGACGGAGAACGCGGTGCTGTGGGCGTACGCACGCGATCTCCACCAGACGCCGGGCTTCGGTGACACGGTCGACTTCGACCACATCAAACGGCACTACTACCAGGTGCACACCGGCATCAACCCGACCGGCATCGTCCCGCTCGGCCCGGACCTGGCGGGCTGGCTGACGCCGCATCATCGTGAGGAGCTGGGCGGCCGTCCGTTCGGCGACGGCACCCCGCCGGGACCGCCTCGCCCGGACGAGCGGGTCCCGGAACGAGGACGCCCCTGA
- a CDS encoding helix-turn-helix domain-containing protein has protein sequence MPVTADGLPVTAATGTPDPPPGLVVVGRYDELPGYAVQRPHGAESWLFTWTVSGRGALRQGRAETGAGAGDLVVLAPGVPHRYGVEQGADHWEFWWAHCPARPSWSTWLRPHARADGMYVVPRDPSGEDRGGAADTRAFGPYARIEAAFLRMLADARWTGTGIPPMTVPPATAPSASTPADDRVAVAVAHGATARELALCALEEVVLLTAGAARRTRTAAGMDPRVQRAQELIAADPGAAHTVASLAAEVSLSPSRFAHLFTQQLGRSPMRVLREARLHHAARLLESTDLSAERVAAASGFASPFHFNRVFRARYGRPPGVYRTAGSMVGA, from the coding sequence ATGCCCGTGACCGCCGACGGATTGCCCGTCACTGCCGCCACCGGCACCCCCGATCCACCACCGGGCCTCGTGGTCGTCGGCCGCTACGACGAACTCCCGGGCTACGCCGTCCAGCGGCCGCACGGCGCCGAGAGCTGGCTGTTCACCTGGACGGTGAGCGGCCGCGGCGCCCTGCGTCAGGGCCGGGCCGAGACCGGGGCGGGTGCCGGGGACCTGGTGGTGCTCGCCCCCGGCGTCCCGCACCGCTACGGCGTCGAACAGGGTGCCGACCACTGGGAGTTCTGGTGGGCACACTGCCCGGCCAGGCCGTCCTGGAGTACCTGGCTGCGACCGCACGCCCGCGCCGACGGCATGTACGTCGTCCCTCGCGACCCCTCCGGCGAAGACAGGGGAGGAGCTGCGGACACCCGGGCATTTGGGCCGTACGCGAGGATCGAGGCGGCCTTCCTGCGTATGCTCGCCGACGCCCGCTGGACCGGCACCGGCATCCCGCCCATGACCGTCCCGCCTGCGACCGCCCCGTCCGCAAGCACCCCGGCCGACGACCGCGTCGCGGTGGCCGTCGCCCACGGTGCCACCGCCCGTGAACTCGCCCTGTGCGCGCTGGAGGAGGTCGTCCTGCTCACCGCGGGTGCCGCGCGCCGGACGCGGACCGCCGCCGGGATGGATCCCCGGGTGCAGCGTGCCCAGGAGCTGATCGCGGCCGACCCCGGCGCCGCGCACACCGTCGCCTCGCTCGCCGCCGAAGTCTCGCTGTCGCCGTCCCGGTTCGCCCACCTCTTCACCCAGCAACTGGGCCGCTCGCCGATGCGGGTGCTGCGCGAGGCGCGTCTGCATCACGCGGCCCGGCTGCTGGAAAGCACCGACCTTTCGGCGGAACGCGTCGCCGCGGCTTCCGGCTTCGCCAGCCCCTTCCACTTCAACAGAGTCTTCCGCGCCCGCTACGGGAGGCCGCCCGGCGTCTACCGGACCGCCGGTTCAATGGTTGGGGCGTGA
- a CDS encoding nitroreductase family deazaflavin-dependent oxidoreductase: protein MPLEGEYEPSPTQWVRDQVELYESSGGTKGNTLMDTGMPVILLTTRGVKSGNLRKTPLMRVEHDGRYAAVASLGGAPKHPVWYHNVKADPRVELQDGPAKREFTAREVTGAEKDEWWERAVAAYPPYAEYQEKTDRVIPVFVLEPVDGD, encoded by the coding sequence ATGCCTCTTGAGGGCGAGTACGAGCCCAGCCCGACCCAATGGGTGCGCGACCAGGTGGAGTTGTACGAGAGCTCCGGCGGCACCAAGGGGAACACGCTCATGGACACGGGGATGCCGGTCATCCTGTTGACGACCCGGGGCGTGAAGAGCGGCAATCTCCGCAAGACGCCCCTGATGCGTGTCGAGCACGACGGGCGTTACGCAGCGGTCGCCTCACTGGGCGGGGCGCCCAAGCACCCGGTCTGGTACCACAATGTCAAGGCCGATCCGCGGGTCGAGCTCCAGGACGGCCCGGCGAAGCGGGAATTCACCGCCCGTGAGGTCACCGGCGCCGAGAAGGACGAGTGGTGGGAGCGGGCCGTCGCGGCGTACCCGCCGTACGCCGAGTACCAGGAGAAGACGGACCGGGTGATCCCCGTCTTCGTCCTGGAGCCCGTCGACGGGGACTGA
- a CDS encoding phytanoyl-CoA dioxygenase family protein — protein sequence MTVTGIETGVRQFEENGFTVVRGLFTHDEIDQLCGEFAALHAGGPVPGHFEPSESADPLRRYPRVMQPHEINGLALQVLLDARLREVLETLLGEEVLAAQSMFYFKPPGARGQALHQDNFYLRVEPGTCVAAWVACDVIDRDNGGLEVVPGTHRMDLFCPETADSELSFAREYVAPPPGLAAVPVDMEPGDVLFFNGSLVHGSQPNRTADRFRRSFIGHYVGASTERIGHFYRTLSMRGARVPLPESEGSGPCGTEFAPQGPH from the coding sequence ATGACAGTGACGGGCATCGAGACAGGGGTGCGGCAGTTCGAGGAGAACGGCTTCACGGTCGTCCGGGGGCTCTTCACCCACGACGAGATCGATCAGCTGTGCGGCGAGTTCGCGGCACTGCATGCGGGCGGGCCGGTGCCGGGGCACTTCGAGCCGAGCGAGTCCGCGGACCCGCTGCGCAGGTATCCGCGCGTGATGCAGCCGCACGAGATCAACGGCCTCGCACTGCAGGTCCTGCTGGACGCCCGGCTGCGGGAGGTGCTGGAGACGCTGCTCGGGGAGGAGGTGCTGGCCGCGCAGAGCATGTTCTACTTCAAGCCGCCGGGGGCCCGGGGGCAGGCGTTGCACCAGGACAACTTCTATCTGCGGGTCGAGCCGGGGACGTGCGTCGCGGCCTGGGTGGCCTGCGATGTGATCGACCGGGACAACGGGGGGCTGGAGGTCGTACCGGGTACGCACCGGATGGACCTGTTCTGCCCCGAGACGGCGGACTCCGAGCTGTCCTTCGCACGCGAGTACGTGGCACCGCCTCCCGGGCTCGCCGCGGTTCCCGTCGACATGGAGCCGGGAGACGTCCTGTTCTTCAACGGCAGCCTGGTGCACGGATCGCAGCCGAACCGTACGGCCGACAGGTTCCGTCGCTCGTTCATCGGGCACTACGTGGGGGCTTCCACCGAGCGGATCGGGCACTTCTACCGGACGTTGTCGATGCGAGGTGCCCGGGTGCCGTTGCCGGAGAGCGAGGGGTCGGGCCCGTGCGGCACGGAGTTCGCACCGCAGGGCCCGCACTAG
- a CDS encoding cation diffusion facilitator family transporter: MSGTSTNDKSGTSTNSEADRKTRVTVLVALAANLVIAVAKALGGLFAGSPALLSEAAHSVADSLNEVFLLAALRRSRRPADRRHPFGYGKERFFWSLIAAVGIFVMGGCFSVFQGIEALRNGAEEELSGYVAGLIVLGVAFLAEGISLVRALHQVHKQGGVAQGMRDPALRTVVAEDGTAVLGVSVAMAGMALHMVTGQVVWEASASLAIGVLLVYVAYRLGREAKGQLIGEAADPESSARIRALLDAQPEIDSVEALFTMKMGLDSILVAARVDLVPGMDSEQVEEAAVRIKRSVSRTVSEAGEIFLDVTDRPAEEARESPAATGERGGA; encoded by the coding sequence GTGAGCGGGACATCTACGAACGACAAGAGCGGGACATCCACGAACAGCGAGGCGGACCGGAAGACGCGCGTGACCGTCCTGGTGGCGCTCGCGGCGAACCTGGTGATCGCTGTCGCCAAGGCACTCGGCGGCCTCTTCGCGGGCTCGCCCGCGCTGCTGTCGGAGGCGGCACACTCCGTCGCGGACAGCCTCAACGAGGTCTTCCTGCTGGCCGCGCTGCGCCGCAGCCGTCGCCCGGCCGACCGGCGCCATCCGTTCGGCTACGGCAAGGAGCGGTTCTTCTGGTCGCTGATTGCGGCCGTCGGGATCTTCGTGATGGGCGGCTGCTTCTCCGTCTTCCAGGGCATCGAGGCGCTCCGTAACGGCGCCGAGGAGGAACTCAGCGGATACGTGGCCGGCCTGATCGTGCTCGGCGTGGCCTTCCTCGCCGAGGGGATCTCACTGGTGCGGGCTCTGCACCAGGTGCACAAGCAGGGCGGGGTCGCCCAGGGCATGCGGGACCCGGCCCTGCGTACGGTGGTCGCGGAGGACGGCACGGCGGTGCTCGGTGTGAGTGTCGCCATGGCCGGCATGGCGCTCCACATGGTCACCGGGCAGGTCGTCTGGGAGGCGTCCGCCTCCCTGGCCATCGGCGTGCTGCTCGTCTACGTGGCCTACCGGCTGGGCCGCGAGGCCAAGGGCCAGCTGATCGGCGAGGCCGCCGACCCGGAGTCCAGTGCCAGGATCAGGGCGTTGCTGGACGCGCAGCCCGAGATCGACAGCGTGGAAGCGCTGTTCACCATGAAGATGGGGCTGGACTCGATCCTGGTGGCCGCCCGTGTCGATCTGGTGCCCGGCATGGACAGCGAGCAGGTCGAGGAGGCCGCCGTGCGCATCAAGCGCTCCGTCTCCCGGACGGTGTCCGAGGCCGGCGAGATCTTCCTCGACGTCACCGACCGGCCGGCCGAGGAGGCAAGGGAAAGCCCCGCCGCGACGGGGGAACGCGGCGGGGCCTGA
- a CDS encoding cytochrome P450 has product MTETEPVAFPQDRTCPYHPPTAYDSLRAARPLSRITLFDGRPAWLVSGHDTARALLADARLSTDRTRDGFPAPTARFAAVRNRKTALLGVDDPEHRVQRRMMVPSFTLRRATGLRPHIQRIVDERIDAMIAQGPPAELVNAFALPVPSTVICALLGVPYADHDFFEGQSRRLLRGPEGADVMDARDQLESYFEKLIDHKQKQSEPGDGVLDELVHRQLRDGELTREEVIALAVILLVAGHETTANMISLGTYTLLQHPDRLAELRTDPALIPDAVEELMRILSIADGLLRTAVEDIEVAGTTIRAGEGVVFSTSVVNRDEDVYADPDTLDWHRPARHHIAFGFGIHQCLGQNLARAELEIALRTLFDRLPTLRLAAPAAEIPFKPGDTIQGMLELPVTW; this is encoded by the coding sequence ATGACGGAAACGGAACCCGTCGCCTTCCCCCAGGACCGGACCTGCCCCTACCACCCGCCCACGGCCTACGACTCCCTGCGGGCCGCCCGCCCGCTGTCCCGGATCACGCTCTTCGACGGCCGTCCGGCCTGGTTGGTCAGCGGTCACGACACCGCCCGCGCCCTGCTCGCCGACGCCCGGCTGTCCACCGACCGCACCCGCGACGGCTTCCCGGCGCCCACGGCACGCTTCGCGGCGGTCAGGAACCGGAAGACCGCACTGCTGGGCGTCGACGACCCGGAACACCGTGTCCAGCGCCGCATGATGGTCCCCAGTTTCACACTCCGCCGGGCCACCGGACTCCGTCCGCACATCCAGCGGATCGTCGACGAACGCATCGACGCGATGATCGCCCAGGGCCCGCCCGCCGAGCTGGTGAACGCCTTCGCGCTGCCCGTCCCCTCGACCGTGATCTGCGCCCTGCTCGGCGTGCCCTACGCCGACCACGACTTCTTCGAAGGACAGTCCAGGCGGCTGCTGCGCGGCCCCGAGGGCGCCGACGTCATGGACGCCCGGGACCAACTGGAGTCGTACTTCGAGAAGTTGATCGACCACAAACAGAAGCAGTCCGAGCCGGGCGACGGCGTGCTCGACGAACTCGTCCACCGGCAGCTGCGGGACGGCGAACTGACCCGCGAGGAAGTGATCGCGCTGGCGGTCATCCTGCTCGTCGCCGGACACGAGACGACCGCCAACATGATCTCCCTCGGCACCTACACGCTCCTCCAACACCCGGACCGGCTGGCCGAGTTGAGGACCGACCCCGCTCTGATCCCGGACGCGGTCGAAGAGCTCATGCGGATACTGTCGATCGCGGACGGACTCCTTCGGACGGCCGTGGAGGACATCGAGGTGGCCGGGACGACGATCAGGGCGGGTGAGGGAGTCGTCTTCTCGACCTCCGTCGTCAACCGGGACGAGGACGTCTACGCCGATCCGGACACCCTCGACTGGCACCGGCCCGCCCGGCACCACATCGCGTTCGGGTTCGGAATCCATCAGTGCCTCGGCCAGAACCTCGCCCGCGCCGAACTGGAGATCGCCCTGCGCACCCTCTTCGACCGGCTGCCCACCCTCCGCCTCGCCGCACCCGCCGCCGAGATCCCCTTCAAGCCCGGCGACACGATCCAGGGGATGCTGGAACTCCCCGTGACCTGGTAA
- a CDS encoding DUF1304 domain-containing protein, translating to MEILANVLVGLVAALHLYILVMEMFLWQKKPGMSFHGFDPKMARATASMAANQGLYNGFLAAGLVWGLVAADPTGFRAQIFFLACVIVAGVYGAVTANIRILAAQALPGALALAAVLVAR from the coding sequence GTGGAGATCCTGGCGAACGTGCTGGTCGGCCTGGTGGCGGCGCTGCACCTGTACATCCTGGTGATGGAGATGTTCCTGTGGCAGAAGAAGCCGGGCATGTCCTTCCACGGGTTCGACCCCAAGATGGCCCGGGCCACCGCCTCCATGGCCGCGAATCAGGGTCTCTACAACGGGTTCCTCGCGGCGGGCCTGGTGTGGGGGCTCGTGGCCGCGGATCCGACCGGGTTCCGGGCGCAGATCTTCTTCCTCGCGTGTGTGATCGTCGCGGGGGTCTACGGCGCCGTGACCGCCAACATCCGGATCCTCGCCGCGCAGGCGTTGCCCGGCGCACTCGCCCTGGCCGCCGTCCTAGTCGCGCGGTGA
- a CDS encoding VOC family protein: MALVKTGVVVLDCAEPEKLAVFYKELLDAEETDATANRVEIRGADGFRLGFRRDVKATPPSWPRPENSLQAHIDFVVDDLDAAERKVVELGGRPLEAKDISGPYEERGYADPAGHSFTLRLVTPTAPKQG, encoded by the coding sequence ATGGCACTGGTGAAAACGGGGGTCGTCGTGCTCGACTGTGCCGAGCCCGAGAAACTCGCCGTGTTCTACAAGGAACTACTGGACGCCGAGGAAACGGACGCCACCGCCAACCGCGTCGAGATCAGGGGCGCCGACGGGTTCCGCCTCGGATTCCGTCGCGACGTGAAGGCGACGCCGCCGAGCTGGCCACGGCCCGAGAACTCCCTCCAGGCCCACATCGACTTCGTTGTGGACGACCTGGACGCGGCCGAGCGCAAGGTGGTGGAACTCGGCGGCCGCCCGCTGGAGGCGAAGGACATCTCAGGGCCGTACGAGGAACGCGGGTACGCCGATCCGGCGGGCCACTCCTTCACCCTGCGCCTGGTCACCCCGACCGCGCCCAAGCAGGGCTGA
- a CDS encoding aldo/keto reductase: MQYVKLGSTGLDVSRICLGCMSYGLPDRGVHEWTLDEEASRPLIRQALETGVTFFDTANVYSDGTSEEIVGKALADFANRDEIVLATKVHGRMRSGQNAAGLSRKAIMTEIDHSLRRLGTDYVDLYQIHRFDPHTPVEETMEALHDLVKAGKVRYIGASSMYAWQFSKMQYTAERHGWTKFVSMQNHYNLLYREEEREMLPLCADQGVGALPWSPLARGRLTRDWGTVTDRSSSDDFGSRLYKEGDRSIVEAVTRIADDRGVPRAQVALAWILSRPTVAAPIVGAGRPHHIEDAVAAVELELSDKEIKELEGPYTARPIVGHS; this comes from the coding sequence ATGCAGTACGTGAAGCTCGGTTCGACGGGCCTGGACGTCTCTCGGATCTGTCTGGGCTGTATGTCCTACGGCCTGCCGGACCGCGGCGTGCACGAGTGGACCCTCGACGAGGAGGCGTCGCGGCCACTGATCCGGCAGGCACTGGAGACCGGCGTCACCTTCTTCGACACCGCGAACGTCTACTCCGACGGCACCAGCGAGGAGATCGTCGGCAAGGCCCTCGCGGACTTCGCGAACCGCGACGAGATCGTCCTCGCGACCAAGGTGCACGGGCGGATGCGGTCGGGGCAGAACGCCGCCGGGCTGTCCCGCAAGGCGATCATGACGGAGATCGACCACAGCCTGAGGCGCCTCGGCACCGACTACGTCGACCTGTACCAGATCCACCGCTTCGACCCCCACACCCCGGTCGAGGAGACGATGGAGGCGCTGCACGACCTGGTGAAGGCGGGCAAGGTGCGCTACATCGGAGCGAGTTCGATGTACGCCTGGCAGTTCTCCAAGATGCAGTACACGGCCGAGCGGCACGGCTGGACCAAGTTCGTCTCGATGCAGAACCACTACAACCTCCTCTATCGCGAGGAGGAGCGCGAGATGCTGCCGCTCTGTGCCGACCAGGGCGTGGGTGCCCTGCCGTGGAGCCCGCTGGCCCGCGGCCGGCTGACCCGTGACTGGGGCACGGTCACCGACCGCAGCTCCTCCGACGACTTCGGCAGCCGTCTGTACAAGGAGGGCGACCGCTCCATCGTCGAGGCCGTCACCCGCATCGCCGACGACCGGGGCGTCCCGCGCGCCCAGGTGGCCCTGGCGTGGATCCTGTCGCGGCCCACGGTGGCGGCCCCGATCGTGGGAGCGGGCAGGCCGCACCACATCGAGGACGCCGTGGCCGCCGTGGAGTTGGAGCTCAGCGACAAGGAGATCAAGGAGCTGGAAGGGCCTTACACGGCCCGTCCGATCGTCGGTCACAGCTGA
- a CDS encoding LysE family transporter has product MTAALVAGLLAGYGIAVPVGAVATYLVSLTARTSLRTGACAALGVATADGLYALVATIGGSAVAALLRPVLGPLRWAAALVLVTLAARGAVTAVRQYRLHRLTTRSAPPPPSPARAYLGLLGITLLNPTTVIYFAALVLGTRAEEAVRPLEQGVFVLAAFAASASWQLLLAGGGALLGRALTGHRGRLVTALVSSAVITALAVRMVLP; this is encoded by the coding sequence GTGACCGCCGCGCTCGTCGCGGGGCTGCTCGCGGGGTACGGCATCGCCGTTCCCGTCGGCGCGGTCGCGACCTACCTTGTCTCCCTCACCGCCCGGACCTCCCTGCGCACCGGTGCCTGCGCCGCGCTCGGAGTGGCGACCGCGGACGGCCTGTACGCCCTGGTGGCCACGATCGGCGGCTCCGCCGTCGCCGCACTGCTGCGGCCGGTCCTCGGGCCACTGCGCTGGGCGGCCGCCCTGGTCCTGGTGACGCTCGCGGCCCGCGGCGCGGTCACGGCCGTACGGCAGTACCGCCTCCACCGGCTCACCACCCGGTCCGCTCCGCCTCCCCCGAGCCCCGCCCGGGCGTATCTGGGTCTGCTCGGCATCACGCTCCTCAACCCCACCACCGTGATCTACTTCGCGGCCCTGGTCCTCGGTACCCGTGCCGAGGAGGCCGTACGGCCCCTGGAACAGGGCGTGTTCGTCCTCGCGGCGTTCGCCGCGTCCGCGAGCTGGCAACTCCTGCTCGCCGGGGGTGGCGCTCTGCTGGGGCGGGCGCTCACGGGTCACCGGGGGCGCCTGGTGACGGCGCTCGTGTCGAGTGCCGTGATCACGGCACTCGCCGTTCGGATGGTTCTGCCGTGA